Proteins encoded in a region of the Inquilinus sp. KBS0705 genome:
- a CDS encoding glycoside hydrolase family 16 protein, producing MKLTLFNLSALLLLSSAVMAQHAKKDTVFFDDFSKPTLDRSKWNVEVTGNTVNDEQQAYVDSAATLYFVKGNTMGARHGALVIKGVYKPGHTSKEQKKYDFISGRINTREKMMFTYGSASARMKIPDGAGLWPAFWAMGLGNWPDCGEVDIMETVGDGSWTSSALHGPGYFGNTPIVKRTPFAKGVDVTQWHVYTVDWTANSLTFKVDGKVTYNVTKAMVEKYGRWAFDNPKFLILNLALGGGFPNAVNKVKEPYYGIAQSTVDKIKAGNATVYVDWVLVTR from the coding sequence ATGAAACTAACTTTATTTAACCTATCAGCCTTATTGCTGCTATCGTCGGCAGTTATGGCGCAGCATGCTAAAAAAGATACCGTATTTTTTGATGATTTCAGCAAACCCACGCTCGACCGCAGCAAGTGGAACGTTGAAGTTACCGGCAACACCGTAAACGACGAGCAGCAGGCTTATGTAGATTCGGCCGCTACGCTGTATTTTGTAAAAGGCAACACCATGGGTGCCAGGCACGGCGCACTGGTTATAAAAGGCGTATACAAACCCGGCCACACCAGCAAAGAGCAAAAAAAATACGACTTTATATCGGGCAGGATAAACACCCGCGAAAAAATGATGTTCACCTATGGCAGCGCTTCGGCACGTATGAAAATACCTGATGGCGCAGGGCTATGGCCGGCATTTTGGGCCATGGGCCTTGGCAACTGGCCCGATTGCGGCGAAGTAGATATTATGGAAACCGTAGGCGATGGATCGTGGACCAGCAGCGCCCTGCATGGCCCGGGCTACTTTGGCAACACGCCAATAGTTAAACGTACCCCTTTTGCAAAAGGTGTTGATGTTACCCAATGGCACGTGTATACGGTAGACTGGACCGCCAATAGCCTTACCTTTAAAGTTGATGGCAAGGTAACCTATAACGTAACCAAAGCCATGGTAGAAAAATATGGCCGCTGGGCGTTTGACAACCCCAAATTCCTGATATTGAACCTGGCACTGGGCGGTGGTTTCCCCAACGCGGTAAACAAGGTTAAAGAGCCCTACTACGGTATAGCCCAAAGCACCGTTGACAAAATAAAAGCAGGCAATGCAACGGTTTATGTAGACTGGGTATTGGTTACCCGGTAG
- a CDS encoding ROK family protein, giving the protein MIEPKEKAVKGSHLKNMIIKRLYFDKAMSCASLSLLFDKSIPSIAKAINELIKEGFVVEQGYAPSSGGRRPLMYAINTKAMYILAVAMDQLSARIQLLDLQNNPVADMATVELRLLNNDKALSQLINHLNTYIANSGIPKNKIAGIGIGMPGFINAIEGINYTYLDAGGQSLSKYISRNTGISTYIDNDSSLIALAEQKFGIARSQQEVMVINLGWGIGLGMIIDGKIFRGYNGFAGELSHIPLSEDGALCTCGKRGCLEAEASMLVVAEKAEEGIKQGRITSLKPHNGQSKLMGDALMDAANQGDQFALELLSEAGYKIGKALAILIHIMNPANIVLSGRGAKVGKILLAPIQQALHKYCIPRLSSGTELLISSLGFDAELIGAAVLVMENFDKEMKG; this is encoded by the coding sequence ATGATAGAACCCAAAGAGAAAGCCGTAAAAGGCAGTCATCTTAAAAACATGATTATCAAGCGTTTGTATTTTGATAAAGCCATGTCCTGCGCATCGTTAAGTTTGCTTTTCGATAAAAGTATCCCATCAATTGCAAAGGCGATTAACGAACTTATTAAAGAAGGATTTGTTGTTGAGCAGGGTTACGCGCCATCAAGCGGCGGCCGCAGGCCCTTAATGTATGCTATAAATACAAAAGCCATGTATATTTTGGCAGTAGCTATGGATCAGTTATCGGCACGCATACAACTGTTAGATCTGCAAAATAACCCGGTTGCCGATATGGCGACGGTAGAACTAAGATTATTGAACAATGATAAAGCGCTATCGCAACTCATTAATCATTTAAACACCTATATAGCTAATAGCGGCATACCAAAAAATAAAATTGCCGGCATTGGCATAGGTATGCCCGGCTTTATTAACGCCATAGAAGGCATCAACTATACCTATTTGGATGCGGGTGGACAAAGCCTTAGCAAATATATCAGCCGTAATACTGGTATCAGCACTTATATTGATAACGACTCGAGCCTTATCGCGCTTGCCGAGCAAAAATTTGGTATTGCCCGCTCGCAGCAGGAGGTTATGGTAATTAACCTGGGCTGGGGTATAGGCTTGGGGATGATCATAGACGGGAAGATATTTAGGGGCTACAACGGCTTTGCCGGCGAACTGAGCCATATTCCGCTATCAGAAGATGGCGCTTTATGTACCTGCGGCAAGCGTGGCTGCCTGGAGGCCGAAGCTTCAATGCTGGTGGTAGCCGAAAAGGCCGAAGAAGGTATTAAACAAGGCCGTATAACCAGCCTTAAACCCCACAACGGCCAATCAAAACTAATGGGCGATGCCCTGATGGATGCAGCCAACCAGGGCGACCAGTTTGCTTTAGAGTTACTATCAGAAGCCGGGTATAAAATAGGCAAGGCCTTGGCTATATTGATACATATTATGAACCCGGCCAACATTGTGCTAAGCGGCCGCGGTGCCAAAGTGGGTAAAATATTATTGGCCCCTATACAACAGGCGCTGCATAAGTATTGTATACCCCGCCTTTCGTCGGGTACCGAATTACTGATATCCTCCTTAGGATTTGATGCTGAATTAATAGGCGCAGCTGTATTGGTGATGGAGAACTTTGATAAAGAGATGAAGGGGTAA
- a CDS encoding carboxypeptidase-like regulatory domain-containing protein has product MPHSLRFLAVFKTVALLMIVTGFTINVKAQNIYSISGNVKDDGGNLPGATVYINGSKLITACDNAGNYQFNKLSPGTYGVVVKMVGFAASAKSITIKGGAVRLDFKLQASSKVLGEVVIRAETNWEDHYQIFKKHFLGTTPNAEYCKIVNPKILYFHFDKATQVLSGSADEFLVIDNQALGYQIKYLLTNFEYNEQTNVLTYQGYPSFKELTPKSDKEAKNWDKNRELAYRGSILHFMRALYTGDVYTNGYEIYKVINKPLPGHEPDPKKPVYFDRRPVVMDSLVSVADEGLKTLTFKDALFVLNVKERESAPLGGSGYKIEKPVGYKIPNGQMSTVSLLDSSVTIDINGNYSDPAGLLFEGYMAWEQVADMIPLEYGKITAK; this is encoded by the coding sequence ATGCCCCATTCTTTGCGCTTTTTAGCAGTATTTAAAACCGTAGCATTATTAATGATTGTAACCGGCTTCACCATAAATGTAAAAGCCCAGAATATTTACAGCATAAGTGGTAATGTTAAAGACGATGGCGGCAACTTGCCTGGCGCCACCGTTTACATCAACGGATCAAAACTAATAACAGCCTGCGATAATGCCGGTAACTACCAGTTTAACAAGCTGTCGCCAGGAACGTATGGGGTAGTGGTAAAAATGGTTGGGTTTGCTGCATCAGCAAAATCTATCACTATAAAAGGCGGCGCGGTTAGGCTTGATTTTAAGCTACAGGCAAGCAGTAAAGTTTTAGGCGAGGTGGTAATACGGGCTGAAACCAATTGGGAAGACCATTACCAGATATTCAAAAAGCACTTTTTGGGCACAACCCCCAATGCCGAATACTGCAAAATAGTTAATCCTAAAATTCTATATTTTCATTTTGATAAAGCAACCCAGGTACTATCTGGTAGTGCAGATGAGTTTTTAGTAATAGATAACCAGGCTTTAGGCTATCAAATTAAATACCTGCTTACCAATTTTGAGTATAACGAACAAACAAACGTTTTAACCTACCAGGGGTACCCATCGTTTAAAGAGTTAACACCAAAATCAGATAAAGAAGCTAAAAACTGGGATAAGAACCGCGAACTGGCCTATCGTGGGTCTATACTACATTTTATGCGGGCTTTATACACCGGCGACGTGTATACTAATGGGTACGAGATATACAAGGTGATAAATAAGCCGCTGCCGGGCCACGAACCCGACCCCAAAAAGCCTGTGTATTTTGACAGGCGGCCGGTTGTAATGGACAGCCTGGTTTCGGTGGCAGACGAAGGCCTTAAAACGCTCACCTTTAAGGATGCCCTTTTTGTTTTGAATGTAAAGGAACGCGAATCGGCCCCGTTGGGAGGTAGCGGTTATAAAATAGAAAAACCCGTAGGGTATAAAATACCTAACGGGCAAATGTCTACGGTTAGCTTGTTGGATAGTAGCGTAACAATAGATATAAATGGTAACTACAGCGACCCGGCCGGATTATTGTTTGAAGGTTATATGGCATGGGAGCAGGTAGCCGACATGATACCGCTGGAGTATGGTAAAATAACTGCCAAGTGA
- a CDS encoding SseB family protein yields MSFFKSPFNNKPEDKPEPKAKNENLLALISLWYLKPTDDSYKNVVFELMDGKATLLLPSNNNTNQTHQWQTADEKTHLKLTSVSVVDGLKVLGAFTDEQALLNWANEPSSYTEMLSDDVLLLCERNSISRVVINSNSYNMFVLERSRKSVKPNTITQDTLVRIGTAERQLQKSVHNKLKIAFSNSDIVEEAYQYDNEINGETKLVIGVKLVAYTDEAKTAVVFMVQDALKGETTEQEVDVFFLEDDAWLQTVKKIPGALIYKGALE; encoded by the coding sequence ATGAGCTTTTTTAAATCGCCATTTAACAATAAACCCGAAGATAAGCCGGAGCCTAAGGCAAAGAACGAAAACTTGCTTGCGCTTATTAGCCTTTGGTATTTAAAACCAACCGACGATAGCTACAAAAATGTGGTATTTGAGCTGATGGATGGTAAAGCTACATTGTTACTGCCATCAAATAATAATACTAACCAAACCCATCAATGGCAAACGGCAGACGAGAAAACCCATTTAAAGCTAACATCGGTATCTGTTGTAGATGGGTTAAAGGTACTGGGCGCTTTTACCGACGAACAAGCGCTTTTGAACTGGGCAAACGAACCCAGTAGCTATACCGAAATGCTATCAGACGATGTGCTGCTGCTTTGCGAGCGCAATAGCATCAGTCGCGTGGTTATTAATAGCAATAGCTACAATATGTTTGTACTGGAACGCAGCCGCAAAAGCGTTAAACCAAATACCATTACGCAAGATACTTTAGTAAGGATAGGTACAGCCGAGCGCCAACTGCAAAAAAGCGTACACAATAAGCTAAAGATCGCGTTTAGTAATAGCGATATTGTTGAGGAAGCCTATCAATACGATAACGAAATTAATGGCGAAACAAAATTGGTTATCGGTGTAAAATTAGTTGCTTATACCGATGAAGCTAAAACCGCCGTTGTGTTTATGGTGCAGGATGCCCTTAAAGGCGAAACTACCGAGCAGGAGGTTGATGTTTTCTTTTTAGAAGATGATGCCTGGCTGCAAACTGTAAAGAAAATCCCGGGCGCGCTTATCTATAAAGGCGCACTTGAATAA
- a CDS encoding GNAT family N-acetyltransferase: protein MDNIIIRKATHADMDTLLEFEQGVITAERPFDSTIKDGDINYYNLELMLTAPYIYLVVAELNGQPIGSGYARIEDAKKPYFKHTQHAYLGFMYVQPQHRGKGVNKKVIEALKDWAVSKGINELRLEVYYDNAPAIKAYEKVGFSSNMIEMRMGL from the coding sequence ATGGATAATATAATCATACGCAAGGCTACCCATGCCGATATGGATACACTGCTGGAGTTTGAGCAAGGTGTTATAACCGCCGAGCGGCCTTTTGATAGTACTATAAAGGACGGGGACATAAACTATTACAACCTGGAGCTGATGCTTACAGCTCCCTACATTTATTTGGTGGTAGCCGAATTGAACGGCCAGCCTATAGGCAGCGGCTATGCGCGTATAGAAGATGCCAAGAAGCCATATTTTAAGCATACCCAACATGCTTACCTTGGCTTTATGTATGTGCAGCCGCAGCATCGTGGCAAGGGAGTAAATAAAAAGGTGATAGAAGCCCTTAAAGACTGGGCCGTAAGTAAAGGCATTAACGAATTACGCCTGGAAGTTTATTATGACAATGCTCCCGCCATAAAGGCTTACGAAAAGGTTGGGTTTAGCAGTAATATGATAGAAATGCGAATGGGATTGTAA
- a CDS encoding MBL fold metallo-hydrolase → MKIAKYLHSCLLFELDGYKLLIDPGKFSFAEGIVTPDIFADVNSIVITHIHPDHLDTENLKKIVALSNATIYTNKQVGDSIEKEGLTYHLIDEGIYNIGPFKIEAIPAQHEALLDNPIPQMTALLINDKVLHPVDSMEAKLTRYKGIELLLMVTMAPFTTELTIANFADKLMPKQILPVHDGYAKEFFIKQRYQNYKRHFDNLGVKFHEIYQAGDSITI, encoded by the coding sequence ATGAAAATTGCTAAATACCTGCACTCCTGCCTGCTATTTGAGTTGGATGGTTATAAATTGCTGATAGATCCTGGCAAGTTCTCGTTTGCCGAGGGTATAGTAACGCCTGATATATTTGCTGATGTAAACAGCATTGTTATTACCCATATACATCCCGATCACCTGGATACCGAAAACCTCAAAAAGATAGTAGCGCTAAGCAACGCTACCATATATACCAATAAACAGGTTGGCGATTCTATTGAAAAAGAGGGCTTAACATACCATTTAATAGACGAGGGTATTTATAATATTGGCCCCTTTAAAATAGAAGCTATCCCCGCACAGCATGAAGCTTTGCTGGACAACCCCATCCCACAAATGACAGCCCTGCTTATTAACGATAAAGTGCTGCACCCTGTAGATTCGATGGAGGCCAAACTAACGCGATACAAGGGAATTGAGTTGCTGTTGATGGTAACCATGGCGCCTTTTACCACCGAACTTACCATAGCCAACTTTGCAGATAAACTAATGCCTAAGCAGATATTGCCTGTACACGACGGCTATGCAAAAGAGTTTTTTATTAAACAACGCTACCAAAATTACAAGCGCCACTTTGATAATCTTGGCGTTAAATTCCATGAGATATATCAAGCGGGCGATAGCATCACTATTTAA
- a CDS encoding NAD-dependent epimerase/dehydratase family protein, with amino-acid sequence MKVLLLGANGRTGKQILKQLLKRRYKVSVLIRNKKTFSISSSSLTVFEGDVTDAADIDMAIEGCGAIISALNISRNNDFPWAALRTPIDFLSTTITNVIQAAHAHQIKRVLVITAWGVNETKKDIPFWFRWMIDHSNISYPYKDHERQEDLLKQSGLDWTAIRPVGLTNFAAKTVRISLNNKPKPNLLISRKSVAVFTVHALEKDLYLQKAPVISN; translated from the coding sequence ATGAAAGTACTTTTATTGGGGGCAAATGGCCGTACAGGTAAGCAAATACTTAAGCAACTTTTAAAGCGGCGCTATAAGGTAAGTGTACTTATACGTAACAAAAAAACATTCTCGATATCCTCATCATCCTTAACTGTGTTTGAAGGCGATGTCACCGATGCAGCGGATATTGATATGGCGATAGAGGGCTGCGGGGCTATTATCAGCGCTTTAAATATATCCCGCAATAATGATTTCCCATGGGCGGCGCTACGTACACCTATCGACTTTTTATCCACAACTATTACTAATGTTATACAGGCTGCACATGCACATCAAATTAAACGTGTATTAGTAATTACTGCATGGGGTGTTAACGAAACAAAAAAGGATATCCCGTTTTGGTTTAGGTGGATGATAGACCATAGTAACATCAGTTATCCCTACAAAGATCACGAGCGGCAAGAGGACTTATTAAAGCAGTCGGGTTTAGACTGGACAGCCATTCGACCTGTAGGTTTAACTAATTTTGCAGCTAAAACCGTGCGTATCAGCCTAAACAACAAGCCCAAGCCAAACCTGCTTATCAGTCGTAAAAGTGTGGCTGTTTTTACAGTGCATGCGTTAGAAAAAGACTTGTACTTGCAAAAAGCACCGGTAATATCTAATTAA
- a CDS encoding HAD family hydrolase, with the protein MSLQHTYDSIIFDLDGTLWDSTETITRAWQAALDQAPYMSHEVMTRERVRSITGMTYDKIFEKLFPYLDDAQRKEIQSLCSVSELDILHKIGGILYPNLAETLTYLRQKYKLYIVSNCQSGYIELFLDLNNMHAYFLAHQCYGTKGNPKADNIRDIVNDHNLKAPVYVGDTMGDYESATKAGVPFIFCSYGFGVVESGQVATIDRFEDLKQLL; encoded by the coding sequence ATGAGCTTACAACATACATACGACAGTATAATTTTTGATTTGGATGGCACCCTTTGGGATAGCACCGAAACCATTACCAGGGCATGGCAGGCCGCTCTTGATCAAGCACCTTACATGAGCCACGAGGTAATGACCCGCGAGCGTGTACGATCGATAACCGGGATGACCTATGATAAGATATTTGAAAAGCTTTTTCCTTACCTTGACGATGCACAACGCAAAGAGATACAGTCGCTTTGCTCGGTAAGCGAGCTGGACATATTGCATAAAATTGGCGGCATACTATACCCCAACCTTGCCGAAACCCTAACTTACCTGCGCCAAAAATACAAGTTATATATAGTTAGTAATTGCCAAAGCGGGTACATCGAGTTGTTTTTAGATCTGAACAACATGCACGCTTATTTTTTGGCTCACCAGTGCTATGGTACCAAAGGCAACCCTAAAGCGGATAATATAAGGGATATTGTGAACGACCATAACCTTAAAGCCCCTGTTTATGTGGGCGATACCATGGGCGATTACGAATCGGCTACAAAAGCGGGTGTTCCATTCATCTTTTGTTCCTATGGTTTTGGCGTGGTTGAAAGCGGGCAAGTAGCTACTATAGACCGTTTTGAAGATTTAAAGCAACTGCTTTAA
- a CDS encoding ABC transporter ATP-binding protein, whose translation MNDELILETISVTKNFFGDKSSGVNNITIFVPKGKITAIVGESGSGKTTLLKLLSGMIKPDSGDVFFHGQPLPVRSAGFTAAHTVITMVSQDNHDIQAAASVWDNVGRGLPTEDVNYQLQKTTQALNLLGIYDLREQPFGKLSGGEKQRVTIAKALINRPEVLMLDEPFNQVDANYREGLQHDIRQIVKEWGVTVILVSHDPAELLSMADELIVIKEGEIVEHGSPAELYHSPKLQYTAKILVPCTELTTEQAKVCGIKSKRGTVVIYAEHININRLGKKWLIKQVLFKGFFEELVIERNEVVLRVINYDRGKYKVGGKIGISIKKYFEFGKWLS comes from the coding sequence ATGAATGATGAGTTGATACTGGAAACCATATCGGTTACCAAAAATTTCTTTGGCGATAAGTCTTCAGGGGTTAACAACATCACCATTTTTGTACCAAAGGGCAAAATAACCGCTATTGTTGGCGAAAGCGGCAGCGGCAAAACCACCCTGCTTAAGCTATTATCGGGGATGATTAAGCCCGATAGCGGCGATGTATTCTTTCATGGCCAGCCCCTGCCTGTGCGCAGCGCCGGCTTTACCGCCGCCCACACGGTTATTACTATGGTGAGCCAGGATAACCACGATATACAAGCAGCCGCATCCGTATGGGATAACGTTGGGCGCGGCCTGCCTACCGAGGATGTAAATTACCAGCTACAAAAAACAACGCAGGCACTTAATTTATTAGGCATATACGATTTGCGCGAGCAGCCCTTTGGCAAATTAAGCGGCGGCGAAAAGCAGCGCGTTACCATAGCCAAGGCCCTTATAAACCGCCCCGAAGTATTAATGCTTGATGAACCCTTTAACCAGGTAGATGCTAATTACCGCGAGGGCCTGCAGCACGATATACGGCAAATAGTGAAGGAATGGGGTGTAACGGTTATACTGGTATCGCACGACCCTGCCGAACTGCTATCAATGGCCGATGAACTGATAGTGATAAAAGAGGGTGAAATAGTGGAGCATGGATCGCCGGCAGAATTATACCATTCGCCAAAACTGCAATATACCGCCAAAATATTAGTGCCCTGCACCGAACTTACAACCGAGCAGGCAAAGGTTTGCGGTATAAAATCGAAACGTGGTACCGTAGTTATTTATGCCGAGCACATCAACATTAACCGCCTGGGTAAAAAATGGCTGATAAAACAAGTGCTTTTTAAAGGCTTTTTTGAAGAGCTGGTTATCGAGCGTAACGAGGTTGTTTTACGTGTTATTAATTACGACAGGGGCAAATACAAGGTTGGCGGCAAAATTGGCATCAGCATAAAAAAATACTTCGAATTTGGCAAATGGCTTAGTTAA
- a CDS encoding metallophosphoesterase, translating to MHRGGFLSVFLVIAAITLLMDWYVFNGLRTLTHDMQSRPWRLIILWGFLLISVGVTVVFLLGFGSFSTARGMTPFHEWMLSLLLTFFVTKLVFVIVLSIGDLGRFIYGIGSNVATKRPEGQPFFPERRKFITEIAILLAAIPFSGFFYAMFRGKYDYKVHRHTIYFDELPDAFDGFTITQLSDIHSGSFDNVDAMQRGIDLAKAQKSDLFVFTGDLVNNAAWEIEQYIGRFSQIKAPYGQFSILGNHDYGDYIQWDSAQQKAANLAQLKKHHADLGYRLLLNENVEIEKGGQKIALIGVENWGKGFIQLGDLDKAMRGVDKNAFKVLLSHDPTHWEEKVRYNPIDIHLTLSGHTHGAQFGIEAAGMRWSPVKYRYVDWAGLVKQYNRHLYVNRGFGFLAFSGRLGIWPEITVIELKKRRAA from the coding sequence ATGCATAGGGGTGGTTTTTTAAGCGTTTTTTTAGTGATAGCGGCAATAACCTTGCTGATGGACTGGTATGTGTTTAACGGTTTGCGCACACTAACCCACGATATGCAATCGCGCCCCTGGCGGCTGATCATTTTGTGGGGTTTCCTGCTCATATCGGTGGGGGTAACGGTAGTATTTTTGCTGGGCTTTGGCAGCTTTAGCACCGCCAGGGGTATGACACCTTTCCACGAGTGGATGCTGAGCCTGCTCCTTACCTTTTTTGTAACCAAGCTGGTGTTTGTAATAGTGCTGTCGATAGGCGACCTGGGCCGTTTTATATATGGTATTGGCAGCAATGTAGCTACTAAAAGGCCCGAAGGGCAACCCTTTTTTCCCGAACGCAGGAAATTTATTACCGAGATAGCCATACTGTTGGCGGCTATACCGTTTTCGGGTTTCTTTTATGCCATGTTTCGTGGTAAGTACGATTATAAGGTACACCGCCACACCATTTACTTTGACGAACTGCCTGATGCCTTTGATGGCTTTACCATAACCCAATTATCTGACATTCACTCGGGTAGTTTTGATAATGTGGATGCCATGCAGCGCGGTATAGACCTGGCCAAAGCGCAAAAAAGCGACCTATTTGTTTTTACCGGCGACCTGGTGAACAATGCGGCCTGGGAGATAGAACAATACATCGGCCGTTTTAGCCAGATAAAGGCCCCATACGGTCAATTCTCGATATTAGGAAACCACGATTATGGCGATTACATACAATGGGACAGCGCGCAGCAAAAGGCCGCCAACCTGGCCCAGTTAAAAAAGCACCACGCCGACCTTGGTTACCGACTGCTGCTAAACGAGAACGTAGAGATTGAAAAAGGCGGGCAAAAAATAGCCTTAATAGGGGTAGAGAACTGGGGCAAAGGCTTTATACAATTAGGCGACCTGGACAAGGCTATGCGGGGCGTTGATAAAAATGCCTTTAAGGTGCTGCTATCGCACGACCCTACGCATTGGGAAGAAAAAGTACGCTATAACCCTATTGATATCCACCTTACCCTATCGGGCCATACCCATGGCGCGCAGTTTGGCATTGAGGCGGCAGGCATGCGCTGGAGCCCCGTTAAATATCGTTATGTAGATTGGGCTGGGCTGGTTAAGCAATACAACCGCCACCTTTATGTAAACCGGGGGTTTGGTTTCCTGGCATTTTCGGGCCGTTTAGGCATCTGGCCGGAAATAACTGTAATAGAACTTAAGAAAAGGAGGGCCGCATAA